In Streptomyces nojiriensis, the sequence GCCACTGCTGCTGATCGACGTCGACGGGCCGCTGAACCCGTACGCGGCCAAGGCCCAGCGCCGCCCCGAGGGCTACCGCACCCACCGGATGCGCCCGACCGGCTGGACGGGGGCCGAGCGGGCCAAGCCGCTGCGGGTCTGGCTCAATCCCGACCACGGGGCGGAGCTGCTCGCCCTCGCGGACGCCTACGAGCTGGTCTGGGCCACCACGTGGAAGGACGAGGCCAACGACTGGATAGGCCCGCACCTGGGACTGCCCCGGCTCCCCTTCATCGACTGGCCGGTGATGCACGGCCGGGCACCGCGCGGCACGTTCTGGAAGACCCGGTACATCCTCGAATACGCGGGCGAGCGGCCCTTCGCCTGGATCGACGACGACATCACGGCGATGGACCGCGAGTACGTCGACCAGCACCACCCGGCGCAGGCCCTGCTGATGCGCATCGACGAGCAGATCGGGCTGGTCCGCACGGACTTCGACACGCTGGCCGCGTGGGCCGCGCCCTGACCGGGCGGGTCGGCGGGGCCTCCGCCGGTACCCGGGCATGCCGCAGGGGCGGTGGGGGCCGACCGGCTCCCACCGCCCCTGCGGGCCTGCGGACTACTGCTTGTGGGCCGCCCAGGCGTGCTGGATGACCAGGTCGGCCTTCAGCTCGGTGAGCTGGG encodes:
- a CDS encoding HAD domain-containing protein, with the protein product MKPLLLIDVDGPLNPYAAKAQRRPEGYRTHRMRPTGWTGAERAKPLRVWLNPDHGAELLALADAYELVWATTWKDEANDWIGPHLGLPRLPFIDWPVMHGRAPRGTFWKTRYILEYAGERPFAWIDDDITAMDREYVDQHHPAQALLMRIDEQIGLVRTDFDTLAAWAAP